One Poecilia reticulata strain Guanapo linkage group LG19, Guppy_female_1.0+MT, whole genome shotgun sequence genomic window carries:
- the myocd gene encoding myocardin isoform X5, whose translation MTLLGSEHSILIRSKFRSVNHGKFPKQEDSYAFEEDSSSESLSPEQNHSDESQGSACPSSDAVGSTASSSSSPALTSPRQGSATRGPPDQSQEEGLSSPNTNQVAPPIPVPAIVKSKTSDKNRHKKPKDVKPKVKKLKYHQYIPPDQKVEKSPPPMDSAYARLLQQQQLFLQLQILSQQKHTHTHSQMQQPQKQHIHSMQAHAQQRQPTFSYQPQLPVSTQKGHSEQIPSCASSGPASNSNSNSSSPVKNTFPNQNNVSPVKVGPLPANLDDLKVSELRQHLRIRGMPVSGTKQALIERLRPFKDSNADSSPSGSSDITTLTFPVTPTGSLSSYQSPSSSSNLSQGGYFPFPSTSSTPPISPASSDLSLSGSLPDSFSDVPMSSPNQFNLQPSPTQTAIEDGLGAGGGGARACGGNQRVGEDERNDGSLEAEKDKMLVEKQRVIEELTWKLHQEQRQVEELKMQLHKRKRCYGATENAIPPLPHSSMLHQQQATPMMGQHFLGVTIKQEPMSLSSSCPLSSSKQLKSPPASCMDDMGCCNNPIPNLSGGPGGPQCMDTDPSSASPSTMSAFLSPQCSPQDSPVGKPTSSSQPPSPNSPYLLSPLLGRDSCGHPHGQGRGHNMQVQQRTGSQPLNCSYPSDQRSLQAAFPSSPDCGLNHSGPIKAESQNMQPKMSALPSSRHVGLKCQVSPPAFSSSDSDASDLRQPPCYEDAVKQQLTRSQQMDELLDVLIESGGCPGLLIPRFHWHYEHLSPNQMPYDHAANHATESHLQTLLGNPMGRGGEMGLLKMATEDGHQEDEGNRNAEEYDSLHSHHCRPQHSQQDKLQTNRDRLDTPLSPGSSKVFAVPEVQGMVSMAFSETPWETMEWLDLTPPSSAIAFSGAAQPSAPSIFNTEFLDVTDINLNSAMDLQLEHW comes from the exons TGAACCATGGCAAGTTCCCCAAGCAGGAGGACTCGTATGCCTTTGAGGAAGACAGCAGCAGCGAGAGTCTCTCTCCGGAGCAGAACCACAGTGACGAGTCACAGGGCTCAGCCTGCCCTTCATCTGACGCCGTTGGCAGTAcggcctcctcctcctcctcacctgcCCTCACCAGCCCACGACAG GGTAGTGCAACCAGAGGCCCACCAGACCAAAGCCAGGAAGAAGGCCTGTCTTCCCCTAACACCAACCAGGTAGCTCCACCAATACCGGTCCCTGCAATAGTCAAG TCCAAGACGTCGGACAAGAACCGACATAAGAAGCCCAAAGATGTGAAGCCAAAAGTAAAGAAGCTCAAGTACCACCAGTACATTCCTCCAGACCAAAAGGTGGAGAAGTCTCCTCCGCCCATGGACTCAGCCTACGCCCgactcctgcagcagcagcagctgttccTGCAGCTTCAGATCCTCAGCCAACAGAAACATACTCACACTCATTCACAGATGCAGCAGCCTCAAAAGCAGCACATACACTCCATGCAGGCCCATGCCCAGCAGAGACAGCCCACCTTCAGCTACCAGCCTCAGCTGCCAGTCAGCACCCAGAA GGGCCACAGTGAGCAGATACCATCTTGCGCCTCTAGTGGTCCTGCCAGCAACTCGAACAGCAACTCCTCTTCTCCCGTCAAGAACACATTTCCCAATCAAAACAACGTTTCACCTGTCAAAGTTGGTCCACTACCTGCTAATCTGGATGACCTTAAA GTTTCCGAGCTCAGGCAACACTTGCGCATTCGCGGCATGCCTGTTTCAGGGACCAAACAGGCTCTCATCGAACGACTCCGGCCTTTTAAGGACTCCAACGCGGACTCCTCACCATCAGGGTCCTCCGACATCACAACTTTAACTTTTCCGGTCACACCCACTGGTTCCCTGTCTTCCTACCAATCCCCATCTTCTTCCAGCAATCTGTCGCAGGGAGGATACTTTCCCTTCCCAAGTACCTCTTCCACGCCACCCATCTCTCCGGCCTCCTCTGATCTCTCTCTCAGCGGCTCCCTCCCGGACAGCTTCAGCGATGTGCCAATGTCCTCTCCAAACCAGTTTAACCTGCAGCCATCCCCAACCCAAACTGCCATAGAGGATGGCCTGggtgcaggaggaggaggtgcCAGGGCGTGTGGAGGGAACCAGAGAGTGGGAGAGGACGAAAGGAATGATGGAAGTTTGGAAGCCGAAAAAGATAAGATGCTGGTGGAGAAGCAGAGGGTCATTGAGGAGCTGACGTGGAAATTGCACCAGGAGCAAAGACAG GTTGAAGAACTGAAAATGCAACTTCACAAGAGGAAACGCTGCTATGGAGCGACTGAGAATGCTATCCCTCCACTGCCTCACTCCTCAATGCTCCACCAACAGCAGGCCACACCTATGATGGGCCAGCATTTTCTGGGGGTGACAATCAAGCAAGAGCCTATGTCCTTGTCCTCTAGTTGCCCCCTGTCTTCCTCCAAGCAGCTCAAGAGCCCTCCTGCCAGCTGCATGGACGATATGGGGTGCTGCAACAATCCCATTCCAAATCTGAGCGGTGGTCCTGGTGGGCCACAATGCATGGACACAGACCCTTCCTCTGCCAGCCCCTCCACCATGTCAGCCTTTCTGAGTCCCCAGTGTTCTCCGCAAGATTCTCCTGTCGGAAAACCCACCAGCAGCTCCCAGCCTCCGTCGCCTAATAGCCCCTACCTGCTGTCTCCTCTGTTGGGGAGAGACAGCTGTGGACACCCACATGGACAAGGCAGAGGTCACAACATGCAG GTGCAGCAGAGGACTGGTAGCCAGCCGTTAAACTGCTCTTATCCTTCGGACCAAAGAAGCCTTCAGGCTGCATTTCCCAGCTCACCTGACTGTGGTCTTAACCACAGCGGCCCCATCAAGGCCGAGAGTCAGAATATGCAACCAAAG ATGTCAGCATTGCCATCTTCCCGGCATGTTGGCCTAAAGTGCCAGGTCTCCCCCCCTGCCTTCAGTAGCTCAGATTCAGATGCATCTGACTTAAGACAGCCCCCATGCTATGAGGATGCAGTGAAGCAG CAACTGACCCGGAGTCAGCAGATGGATGAACTGTTGGACGTGCTCATAGAAAGTGGAG GGTGTCCGGGCCTCCTCATCCCAAGGTTCCACTGGCACTACGAGCACCTGTCCCCCAACCAGATGCCCTACGACCATGCTGCCAATCATGCCACCGAGAGCCACCTGCAGACTCTGCTGGGTAACCCTATGGGACGGGGAGGGGAGATGGGGCTCCTTAAAATGGCCACCGAGGACGGACACCAGGAAGACGAAGGGAACAGAAACGCCGAGGAGTACGACAGCCTCCACAGCCACCACTGCCGCCCCCAACATTCTCAGCAGGACAAACTCCAGACCAACAGAGATCGGCTAGACACGCCTTTGTCGCCTGGTAGCAGTAAGGTGTTCGCCGTCCCTGAGGTCCAGGGGATGGTCAGCATGGCCTTTAGCGAGACGCCGTGGGAAACCATGGAGTGGTTGGACCTGACGCCTCCCAGTTCCGCGATTGCTTTCAGTGGTGCTGCTCAGCCCAGTGCACCCAGTATCTTTAACACAGAGTTCTTGGATGTGACGGACATTAACTTGAACTCTGCCATGGACCTTCAACTGGAGCATTGGTGA